The genomic segment TTACTCAAATGGCGATGGAGCAATCTTTTGTACTCAATATTGAACGTGCCACTGAGCTGGGCATGCTGCCCGCCGCCATTGATGCCAAGCTGCGAGCAGCATTTCTGATGAGCCTCATTGAAGGCGTACTGTCTCGTTGGCTGTTTCGCAGCACGCCGGAAAGCGATGCTATCGCGGTAAAATCTGCGGAATTGCTGGCTGCGGAAACGGCGCGCTTTGAATTTTTCGGCTTATTAGGCATTTAGCTGCATTTCCCTGAGAAAGCCGGACACATTAATAAGCAACAATATAAATATTAGAGAAGCTATGAAGGAGAGAGTGGAAGATGAGGAATCAAATGAAAAAAACAACATTATGGATGATGACAGCTATTTTGCTGATGGCGGTTATTGTGGCGGGCTGCGGCTCGAAGAACAGCAACAGCGGAAATGCGGGGTCAGCTTCGCCAACAGCGGAAGCAGAAGCAACAGCCTCTTCCAATTTGCTGGAGCAGGTGAAACAGGCTGGCGTACTTAAGGTAGGCTTGATGGGAACCTATGCCCCGTATAACTTTTTGAACGAAAACAAGGAAATGGATGGCTTCGACGCGGATATTGCTAAAGAAATTGCGAAGCGCCTTGGCGTTAAAGCCGAGTTTGTCGCACAGGAGTTTTCCGGGATGATTGCCGGTCTGCAGGCGAAGAAATTTGATGTCGTCATTAGCCAAATGACGATTACTGACGAGCGCAAGGAGCAGATGGATTTTACTGAACCGTATATTACGAACTCTGTCAAAATCATCGTTGCCGAGAAAAACGATACGATCACGAAGCTGGCTGATTTTAAAGGCAAAAACATTGGCGTAGGCCTTGGTACGAACGACGAAACGTATCTTCGCAAAACGGTGCTGCCTGAAGTCGGCAACTTCACCATCAAAACCTATGATGATGTCATTACGTCGCTGCAGGATTTGAATGCAGGCCGTATCGATGCGACGATCAACAATATGTATGCTCTGAAGCCGATCGTCGAGAAAAATGGCTTTAAAATCAAAGCGGTTGGCGATCCAATCAAATCGGACAATGCAGGCATCGCAGTGCGCAAAGACAATCCTGAATTCCGCGATGCGCTGAATGAAGCTTTGAAGGCGATGAAAGCCGACGGCACGTATAAAACTATTTTTGTAAAATGGTTCGGCGAGGAGCCAACGGCTGAATAAGCCCGGCTCTCGTCAAAATTTTTGGCTCATATGAAGGGAACCTTCACGATATGAATCTCGTTTTTGAAAATTTCTTTTTTCTGCTTAAGGGTGCTTATTATACGCTGCTGCTGACGATGATGTCGATGTTTTTTGGCCTTATTATCGGCGGAGTAGTAGCGATTGCTCGTTTGAAAGGCAACAGACCGGTTCAATGGCTGGCGCGGGGCTACGTCTCCATTATTCGCGGAACCCCGGTGCTTATCCAAATTTTTGTCGTTTATTATGGACTGGTTGATTACGGCATCGTTTTCGGGCCGCTTACAGCGGCAACACTAGCGCTAAGCATTAATGTCGGGGCATATTTATCGGAGACGTTCCGCGGGGCGATTGTGTCCATTCCCAAAGGGCAGATGGAGGCCGCTTATGCAACGGGCATGACCTCATGGCAGGCGCTGTACCGGATCGTGCTTCCGCAAGCGGCAAGGGTGGCCATTCCGCCAATGGGCAATACGTTTATCGGGATGCTCAAGGAAACCTCGCTCGTTTCATTTATTACTGTAACCGAGCTGCTGCGCCAGGCGAACTTGCTTATTGCGCAGTATTACGTCAATATGCCGTTTTATATCGGAATTGGAGTTATGTATTGGGTGATGAGCACCGCTTTTTCAGCTATTTTGGAAGCAATTGAGAAGCGCTTGTCCAAAGCTTATTAAAAATATAAGAAATGATAAGTTTCACTCTTATTATGGGCTTATATTTCATCGCGAAACGGAAGCTTTGCCGCCAGAGGACGGCGACAGCCGTTTACGCTTGGGTTGGGGCGTGAAAAATACGATGATTACGACGGAAAAGTTAACGAAATCTTTTCAGGGCACCGAGGTGTTGAAGGGGATCAATCTTCAGGTCAATGCGGGGGAGATCATTGTGCTGCTCGGGCCAAGCGGTTCGGGAAAAAGCACGCTGCTTCGCTGCTTGAATGGGCTGGAGACGCTGAGCGGAGGCAGTATTGAGATGAACGGTGTTCGCCTGAATACACAAATGAAGCCACGCGAGCGCACGCAGAATGTCCGAACCATTCGCCGCCATAGCGGGATGGTCTTTCAGCAGTTTAACTTGTATCCGCACAAAACGGCGCTAGGCAACGTCATTGAATCACTGCTCATCGTGAAAAAGCTGCCCAAAAGCGAAGCCATCGCGATCGGCAAAAAAATGCTGGAGCGCGTTGGGCTGGAAGGCAAGCTGGATGAATATCCATCCAGGCTGTCTGGCGGACAGCAGCAGCGGGTAGCAATTGCCCGGGCGCTCGCGATGGAGCCGGACGTTTTATTGTTTGACGAGCCGACATCGGCGCTTGATCCGGAATTGGTTGGCGAGGTGCTCGATGTCATGCAGCAGCTGGCGCGCGAAGGGATGACGATGCTGGTGGTGACGCATGAAATGGCTTTCGCTCGCCATGTCGCGAACCGGGTTGTGTTTATGGATGACGGGCAAATTGTCGAGGAGGCTGCGCCGGAGGTGTTTTTCGACCATCCAGCTACCGAAAGGGCGCGCCGCTTTCTAAACAAGCTGGGCCAGCACAGAGGCGTGCAGCAAGAGCAGCAATAACGAACAACAGAACATTACAAAATGCGCAGCACATAACGAAGCGACCTAGGCCATACAAGAACTTCAGCGTTAAAGTAGGAGGCATGGCCTTCGATTCTTACGAAAGAAAGAGGGTACACCGCAATGAAGGTTACAACAACATGGACAGGCAAACGTGCATTTACATCTGTAGGGCCATCTGGCTACAGCGTTGGTATGGATGCAACCGCAGCATATGGCGGCGACGGGCAAGGAGCTACACCGATGGAGCTGCTGCTGGCAGGCCTCGCGGGCTGCATCGGCATCGATATTACGATGATTATGGATGCGTTCCTCGGTTCAATCACCAGCATCGAGATTGATGCGGAAGGCACGCGCAAAGAGGAAATGCCGAAAGGCTTTACGGCTATTGATCTGATTTTCAAAGTGAATGGCGATGTGCCGGATTACCGGATTTGGAAAGCGATTGAGCTCGGCAAGGAAAAATATTGCGCCGTCTCGGATTCGCTTAAAGCGGACATTCGTTACCGGCTAGTGCTCAACGGAGTAGAAATGACGCGGGGATAAGCTAATCTCAGCGAACACAAAAAAAGAGTCGTGATCCGAGGCTGCCATGGGCGGGTTCGGGTTACGGCTCTTTTCTTATTCAGAGAGGCAGTCGCTGGGGGGAGCATCTCAATCTACACATAAGCTGGAGCTGTTTCCGAGGCGGCAACATCGATGATACCCACGAATTGGCCTTGTTCATTCGTAATAACGATGCAATCGCTGCGCAGCTCGGGGTGAAGATCAATAGCTTTATTTTTCATTGAGGAGATGGTGTCGGGACTTAAGCCTGTGTCAGCGGAGGGGGCGACGATGGAGAGAAAGCGGGTATTCATGAGCTTGGTGATGTCCGTCTGGTAATAGCCAAGGAAGCTGCTTGATAATTGGAGAAAAAAACGGTCGCGCATTACGAGCCCGACGGGTTCTGCCAGCGAATTGCATACGACAGCGCAGGGTGCTTCCGGGTAGCTGCGAAGCAGCTGGAGCGCCTCATAGCAGGTTTGGCTTGTGTTAAGCTGAGGGACGAATGTAGGGGCAGCGGCATCAGAAGCATAGCCAGTCATGCGGATCACCTATCCTCTGTTTTAGTGGGGGTTGCTCTTATAGAGTACGCTAGTAGGATTAACGCGGAGAGTGATATTTATTAGCGGAATGTTAAGATTTCAACTCCTCGTCCACAGTCATATTGCAAAAAAAGAGCGGCCACATCCTCATCGGATGCAGCCGCCCTTCTTCAATCTATACCCACCACATTTCGCCTAGTGGTTCTTTAATCAGCACTTGCTGCAGGTTTTGCACCGCTTTCGTAAAACCTTCATCAACGGACATCAAGCCGTCCTCATGCTCAATGCTCACGACATAGTCGTAGCCGACTAGACGAAGCGCGCTAATAATATCTGCCCATACTTTCAGGTCATGCCCGAAGCCGACGGTGCGGAATTGCCAAGCGCGATCCAGCATCAGCGAATACGATTGCATATCCGTTACGCCGTGATGGTTGACGTTGATTGGATCAATCGTCGTATCCTTCGCGTGGAAATGGTGAATCGCGCCAGCGCGACCCAAAATTTGCACTGCTTGAACCGGATCAATCCCTTGCCACCACATGTGGCTCGGATCCAAGTTGGCGCCGATAACCGGGCCAACCGCTTCACGCAGGCGAAGCAGCGTTGCCGGGCTGTGAACGGAGAAGCCGCCGTGCAGCTCAAGTCCGATTTTCACACCATGCTCGACAGCAAGCGCGCCGATTTCAGTCCAATAAGGGATAACTTTGTGCTCCCACTGCCAAGCCAAAATTTCTTGAAAATCATTTGGCCAAGGTGCAACCGGCCAGTTCGGATATTTAGCATCCTCGTGGTCGCCTGGGCAGCCGGAAAATGTATTGACGACAGGAACGCCCAAACGTCCTGCGAGTTCGATCGTTTTGCGAATGGTCGCATCATCTGCAGCAGCAAGATGCTTCTGCGGGTGCAGCGGATTGCCGTGGCAGCTCAGGGCGCTGATAATCAGGCCGCGTGATTCTACCGCATGCTTAAACGCTTTCAACTTTTCCTCATCAGCAAGCAGGACATCAGGATCACAGTGGGCTGTGCCAGGGTAACCGCCAGTGCCGATTTCAATAGCATCCAGTCCTTTGGCAGCTATGTAATCGAGCGCTTCTTCAAATGACTTCTGTGCGAAAAGCACGCTGAATACTCCTAATTTCATGGGCAATCATTCCTCCTATTTATAAGAAAAGCTAATTCTCATTATACCATTGCCCGATTGCCGATATCTAATGAAAAGTGCAAATTTGACATAATCGCATATAAACAAAACAAAAGGTTACCAAAAGCTTTCTCGTTCGTACAAGTTATAGATAAGACTTGACAGTTTTTTCTGGCCATAAGCTATAATTTTGAATAGAAACTGCCGAAAACTATGGAGAAGCCCAACAAGAGCGGGAGGAAGTAAGCGATGGCAAGTGTCATGTTAGTGGATGATGATCCAGATATACGCGAGCTTATGCACGCGCAGCTAAGCAGTGAGGGATTTCAGACGATTCAGGCAAGCCATGGCAAAGAGGCCATTCGGCTGCTGAGAAAGCAAAAAGCAGACTTAGTTGTGCTTGATGTCATGATGCCCGTCATGGATGGCTGGGAGCTATGTAAATTTGTAAAGGAAGAATACCCAAATATCCCTGTGCTGATGGTAACCGCAAAGCGTGAAATTAATCAGAAAATCAAAGCGTTTGGACTGGGAACCGATGATTATATGGTGAAGCCTTTCGAGCCCTACGAGCTGGTGCTGCGCGTTCGGGCGTTGCTGAAACGCTACCGGATTGAGGCGTCTATGCGGCTGCAGTTGGGCGATTTTGTGCTGGACCGGCACACGTTTGAGGTGATGCAGGGTCAGGCACGGGTGGCACTGCCGCTGAAGGAATTTGAGCTGTTGTTCAAGCTGGCGGGCAATCCGGGCAAAATTTTCACGCGCAACGAGCTGATTAGCCAAATTTGGGGCCCGCAGTTTTTCGGTGACGAGCGGACAGTCGATGTACATATTAAGCGATTGCGCGAACGTTTTGCAGAAATGGATGCGCCTTTTACGATTGTAACTAAGCGGGGACTTGGCTACAGGCTTGAAATGGTGGATGCATGCTAAGAACGTTATATGTCAGGGTCATTATTAGTTTTATAACGGCGGTGCTGGTCGGTCTGGTCAGCGCCTTCTTTATTACGATTACGCTGTTTAAGGACCAGGTAATTACGGAAGTGAAGAAGGAAGTTTTAGGATACGGACAATCTATTGCGACCATATATGAGCAATATGGCTTAGACGAAGGAGAGCGGATTGTAAAGATATTGCAGCCTACTCCTTCATATACACTCATGGTTATGGATGAGAAGGGCTGGTTGAATGAGGAGGGGAAGCTGTTTGCACAATACGGCATTACTCCTGGAGACAGCATTTCAAAATCTGTCATAGGCGGCGAGCCGTTCGTGAATATTGGTTTTGGCTTCACAGCAGGGAATGGCCTTGTGCTCGGGATGCCATTTACATGGGATCATAAATCTTACGGGCTGTTCGTGCATCAGAAGTCGAGCCAGGTGGCTATTTTCAACCAGATGCTGTTCGTAGCGCTTGCTGTTGTGCTGGGGGTAGGCGGCCTGTGTATTTTTGTGGCAGCCATCTATTTGGTGCGTCCGCTTAAGGAAATGAAGCAGGCGGTGGAGCGGATGGCGAGTGGGCGTTTCGACATTGAGCTAAAGTCAGGCAGGCGCACGGATGAGCTAGGGCAGCTGGCACAAAGCTTCAGCGGCATGGCGAAGGAGATCCAGCAGATGGATGAACTGCGTGGGCAGTTTGTCAGCAGCGTCTCGCATGAAATCCAATCGCCGCTGACGTCAATTGCCGGATTTTCACGGATGCTTATGCTGGATGCGGTCGATGATCCCGAGCAGAAGCAGCGTTATTTGCAAATCATCTATACAGAAAGCCAGCGTCTGTCGCGTCTTAGCGACAATTTGCTAAAACTGGCGGAACTGGATTCCGCCGTGCCTGCTTTTGATCCGGTGACCTACGATCTTGATGAGCAGCTGCGGCAAGTTATTGTCGCCTGCGAACCGCTGTGGTCGGAAAAATCGCTTGAAATGATATTGGAGCTGCCCCATGTGAAAATTAATGCCGACGAGGATCAGCTGAGCCAGGTATGGATCAATGTTATCGGCAACGCGATCAAATTTGCTCCGGAAGGCGGATACATTCGCATTGAGATGAGCCTTGATACAGACTCCGTTAAAGTATCCGTATCGGATAATGGGAGCGGGTTTCCTGACGAAGACGGCTATAGGTTGTTTGAACGATTTTATAAGGCAGACAAATCCCGCAGCAAAAAGCTGGGTGGCAGCGGTCTTGGCCTATCCATCGCTCAAAAAATCGTCAATTTGCATCAAGGCGTCATCCGTATTACGAACCGGGTGGAAGGCGGGGCACGCGTAGATGTGACGCTGCCGAGCATGGCAGCCAAGAAGCGGATTCCCTGACAGGCTGAAGGCGCCGCCCGCTTCCTCTCAGATGATGGGCTAACGATAAGAGCATCCCTTGATCGCCTATCCTTTCACTACTGCGAAGGCGAACGCTGCAAAAAAAATGGCCGCCTGCATCATTTTTTTTGCATGGTTCACGTTATGTTCATACAGAAAGTTTAACGTTGAGGTATACACGCGAGTAGGAGGGGTTCTGGTTGAATGGTTTAATCCGCTTTTCGATGAATAAAGTGGCTGCAATGGTTATATTGATTGCCCTGCTTGTAGGAGGGGGGCTATACGCAACGGCGACTCTGAAGATGGAGACGATTCCCGATATCTCTTTTCCAGTTGTCATGATTCAAACTACATATCCGGCACCGCCAATGGATGTGATGGATGAGGTGACGAAGCCGATTGAGGATAAAATCGCGAACATACAAGGGCTGGATACACTCAGCTCCACGTCTAGCGATAATGTTTCCAGCGTCGTTGTCCAGTTCAAGCAAGGCTACGATGTAAAGGAGAAAAAGACGGAGCTGGAAAGCATGCTGCAGGAGGTAGTGCTGCCGGGTGGCGCGAGTACGCCTAAAGTTCTGACCTTCGGCTTTTCCTCCCAGCCCGCTTATTACTTAACGCTATATGCCGGGGAGGGCATGTCGCAAACCGAGCTTAACAAGCTTTATGAGGATAACATCGAGCCATCGCTGGAAGGCGTTAATGGCATTGACCATGTCAATTCGATCGGGGTCAGTTCAACCTCGCTTGATATTTTACTGGATGCAGATGCTTTATCCGTCTTCAACTTGTCGGCGGTAGAGGTAACCAGTGCCATTCAATCTGCTCTGACGGACGGTGCAGTCGGTTCTGTAGAGCTGGACGGCAAATCGCAGATGGCACGGGTGACTGGCGATTTGAACAGCATTTATGGCCTTCGCAATTTGGAGTTTGCGACGAGCACAGGCCAAACGGTGCTGCTTCAGGATTTGGGAGATGTCCAGGCTGTAAACGAGTCAAAGTTTATTGCCCGCTTCAACGATCAGCCTGCGCTAGGCATTCGTCTCTACAAGATGAGCGAAGCCAATGCGGTTGATTTCTCCAATGAAGTCAACGCGGTGCTTACCGATTGGGAGACCAAGCAGCCAGCGATTACGTTCCAAAAAATCTACGATGGCGCCGATGAGGTCAGAAAATCGATCAGCGGCATTTTGAAGGAAGGCTTGATCGGGGTTGCGCTGGCCTCGCTTATGATTCTGCTATTCCTTCGCAATGTTCGGATGACGATGATCGTTCTCGTCTCGATTCCGCTCTCGATTTTAATCACGCTGATTATGATGTCGAGCATGAATATTACGCTGAACATTATGACGCTAGGCGGCATGTTCATCGCCATTGGGCGAATTGTGGACGATAGTATCGTCGTCATTGAGAACATATACAGCAATCTGGAAAAAGCGCAGGAGCGCGGCGAATCCGTCATCATTATGGCTACCCGCCAAGTTTCCATGGCGATAACGTCCTCGACGCTCGTTACGGCAGGCGTGTTTCTGCCGCTGGCTGTTGTTGGCGGAATCGTTGGGGAGATGTTCCGGCCGTTCGCGCTGACGGTATCATGTGCCCTGCTTGCTTCACTGGTCGTGGCATTAACGGTCATTCCAATGATGACAAAGCTGCTCGTACTGCGCAGCCGCAAGCAGATAAAGCAGAACGAGCATGCGCATGACGGCAAAGTAACGCGTCTATATGAGCGTATTCTAGTATGGTGCTTGTCTAATCGGATCAAAACCTTGCTGATGTCGCTTGTTATGCTTATTGTGACTATGGCGATTACGATACCGAATTTGGCGGTTAACTTCCTGCCTTCGAGCGGACCGGAGAAGCTCGTGTTCTTCCAGGTAAAATACCCGTATGAAACGTCGCTGGAAAGCAATGACATGCAGTCACAGGAGATCGAGAAGATGCTGCTGGATGCCAAAGACAGCCAAGGCGGCAGCCTGTTCACCTTCGTAGAGTCCTTGGTCGGTTATGCGGACAGTGACGATACCGTTCCTTATACAACCTCGCTAACTGCTGAGATCAGCGAAGCAGAGGATTCAACGCGAGTATTGAACAATTATGTGGAACTAATTAAAAACCAGCTGCCCCAAGGCACGGAAGTAACGGGCCAGATGGCAAGCGGTGGTGGAGGCCTTAGCGGCGGAAGCTTCTCTTATGTGCTGAAAGGTGATGATCAGCAGCTGCTCGAACAGGGGGCCGCGCTCATCAAGGATAAAATGAAGGAGTTCCCTGAGCTTACCAAAATCACCGATACGCTTAGCGACGCGAAAACGGAAATCAGCATTGCTGTTTCCCAGACGAAGGCTAGAGAGCTTGGACTTAATCCTGCCGCCGTCAGAGATGCCGTCCGGATGTGGCTTGCAGAGCAGCGTCTCGGAGATGTTCGCTTTGATAATGTTTTGTATTCCACGGTGGTTAAGCTTCGCGATGAAGATAAAGGCTCGCTTGAGAAGCTTGGCAGAATGCCGATTTCATCGCCTACGGCAGGCATCGTTTATTTGCAAGAGGTTGCTAAAGTAGAGGAAGTACAGGCTCCAGCTTCTTTGAGCCGGGAATCGCGCTCGCAGGTCGTGAAGATGTCGGCTACCATTGATGCAGCGAACCAGACCGAGGTCAGCACAAGAGTAGCGGCAGCGCTGGATGCGATTGAGCTTCCAACGGGTGTGTCTACCGAGATTCAAGGGGTGTCGGAGGACATCGCCGAAAGCTTCACACAGCTGTTTATGGCTATGGCTGTATCTATCGCAATCGTTTATTTTATACTCGTTCTGTGCTTCGGCAATGCCAGCACGCCGTTTGCGATTTTATTCTCGCTGCCGCTCGCCATTATTGGCGGTTTGCTCGGACTGCTGGTTACGAATGAATCGATTAATATTACATCGCTCATCGGATTTATGATGCTGATCGGCATCGTCGTCACCAACGCGATCGTATTGCTCGACCGTGCACAGCAGCTGCGGCATGAAGGCTTCTCCGTCCGCCATGCACTGGTTGAAGCGGGCAGAGTCCGGTTGCGTCCGATTATTATGACTGCGGGCGCAACGATAGTAGCAATGATTCCGCTGGCAATGGGCGCTGGTGAAGGCGTACTTATTTCTAAAGGGCTTGCGGTCGTTGTTATCGGCGGCTTGATCACTTCTACACTTCTCACGCTTGTAGTGGTACCAGTCGTATATGAGATGCTAGAAGCGATTACGGGCAAGCTGTCCCGCAAAGGGAAAGGCCAATCTGCACCAGTAGATTTTAATAAGCCTGCCAATTTGGAAGGTTAACCATTTAGAACATAAATGGTTAACAGGGTTAACAATATAGAGGGGAGCTGGAACATATGTTTTTTCGTTTGATCAAGCAGGAGAGGCGAAGCAAAGCCGCACTAGCAACCGTGTTTGCGGTAGCTTTAATGGCTGCCGGATGCTCGAGCGCGGCACCTGCTGCAGAAGAGACAGCAGTAGAGCAACAAGTGACAGTCATTAAAACTGAGGCGGCAGCCAAGCACAGCATGGGTAATCCACGCGAGCAGGTCGCTGAGGTAAGCGCCTCGGTACGTCTGGATATCCCGACAATGGCTTCTGGCAAAATCGCCCGCGTGCTGAAGAACAATGGCGACACGGTTAAAAAAGGTGAAGCTATCATTCAATTGGAGTCGAATCTCGCAGTGCTGGACCGCAAGCGCGCGGAAACCAGCTTGACGGCAGCAGAGCAATCATTGGTAAAGGCTAAGCAGGATATAGCTTCAAGCCGTTCCACTTTGCTGAATAATATTGCTAGTCTGGAGACGCAGTACATTCAGGCTAGTGCCGGTGACGATCAAAATTTGATTGATGCCGCACGCCGTAATCTGGAGTCGGCCAAGCAGCAGCTTTCCGACCTGGATAATGGCAGCTCGCTTTCCGGCTTGCAGTCCCAAATCGATGCGGCGAGATTAGCCGTCGAGCAGGCGGATATTCAGCTGGACAGCTATCAAATTACTGCTCCTGCGGACGGTACGATTACTGATTTTGCTGTAAGCGAGGGCATGACGATAAATGCAGGTACGGTAGTAGCTGTTGTGCAAAATGTGAAGCAAATTTCAATTAAAACCGAGCTGAGCGAACCGGCGGCCGAGCTTGCACGAGGCAAGAAAGAGCTCGTTTACTACAATGCCGATAACCCTTCGGTGAAGAAAAAGGCGAAAGTGGTCTACCTCGCTTCGGTACCTAATGCCAAAACGAGAATGTACGCGCTTGAGCTTACAACGGAAAATACCGATGGCTCGTTAAAACCAGGCGGACGCGTTCAGGTGGAACTGACGACCGTTGCGGAGGAAGAGGTTATTGCCGTTCCTTCGCTGAGCATTGTGCGTGAAGGCAGCGAAACTTTCGTCATGCTGTCCAATGCGGGTACAGCCGAGAAGCGCGCAGTTAAACTGGGCCGCGTCAATGGCGTCTATCAGGAAGTGCTGGAAGGATTGAAAGCAGGCGAGACCGTTGTCGTCTCCGGCCAGCATACGCTGAGCGACGGGCAGAAGATTGAGAACGAAGAGGCTGCGAAGAAGTCCTAAGGTTGGCGAAAGCAAGGGAGGGAGCGGCAAGGAGGCTCCTTCCTTTTTTAATTTTTAACAGAAATTTTGATAGCATGTCTGGACTTTCTATTATTTTGTCAACAATGTATGGTGGAATAGCTGGCGGCGGTTTGTTACACTAGTAGCAACAGATTGCTAACTATTGAGGAGAATGTGCGGTACTATGAAAGCAAATATAACGCGTCAAGATGTAGAGTTGCTTGCTCCGGCAGGCGACTGGGAATGTATGCGGGCGGCGGTTGCGAACGGTGCGGATGCTGTCTTTTTTGGTGTGGAAAAATTCAATGCGCGTGCGAGAGCGAATAATTTCCGCAGCGAGGAGCTGCCTGAGATTATGGCCTTTTTGCATAGCTATGGCGTGCAGGGCTTTTTGACTTTTAATATTCTAGTGTTTGAGGACGAGCTTCGCGATGCTCAGACGCTCATTGAAATGTGCATAGATGCAGGTGTGGATGCGGTTATCGTGCAGGATTTGGGACTCGTGAAGCTCATTCGCGAGCTTTCCCCGGATTTTCCGATTCATGGCTCGACACAGATGACGATTACTTCTCCGGAAGCGGTGGAATTTACGAAGCCGTTTAATATGGAGCGAGTCGTTCTCGGCCGCGAAAATAACTTGAAGCAAATCAAAACGATCGGCGAACAAGCGAAGCTTCCAATGGAAGTTTTCGTGCATGGCGCATTATGCGTATCGTATTCCGGCCAGTGTCTAACATCGGAAATGTGGGGCGGACGCTCGGCGAACCGCGGCGAATGCGCACAAGCATGCCGTCTGCCTTATGACCTGATGGTCGATGGCAAGCATCAGCCGATGGGCGATATTTCGTATTTGCTGTCACCGAAGGATTTGGCGGCGATCGATCTCGTGCCTGAGCTGATTGAAGC from the Paenibacillus sp. BIHB 4019 genome contains:
- a CDS encoding transporter substrate-binding domain-containing protein: MRNQMKKTTLWMMTAILLMAVIVAGCGSKNSNSGNAGSASPTAEAEATASSNLLEQVKQAGVLKVGLMGTYAPYNFLNENKEMDGFDADIAKEIAKRLGVKAEFVAQEFSGMIAGLQAKKFDVVISQMTITDERKEQMDFTEPYITNSVKIIVAEKNDTITKLADFKGKNIGVGLGTNDETYLRKTVLPEVGNFTIKTYDDVITSLQDLNAGRIDATINNMYALKPIVEKNGFKIKAVGDPIKSDNAGIAVRKDNPEFRDALNEALKAMKADGTYKTIFVKWFGEEPTAE
- a CDS encoding amino acid ABC transporter permease; translated protein: MNLVFENFFFLLKGAYYTLLLTMMSMFFGLIIGGVVAIARLKGNRPVQWLARGYVSIIRGTPVLIQIFVVYYGLVDYGIVFGPLTAATLALSINVGAYLSETFRGAIVSIPKGQMEAAYATGMTSWQALYRIVLPQAARVAIPPMGNTFIGMLKETSLVSFITVTELLRQANLLIAQYYVNMPFYIGIGVMYWVMSTAFSAILEAIEKRLSKAY
- a CDS encoding amino acid ABC transporter ATP-binding protein, whose product is MITTEKLTKSFQGTEVLKGINLQVNAGEIIVLLGPSGSGKSTLLRCLNGLETLSGGSIEMNGVRLNTQMKPRERTQNVRTIRRHSGMVFQQFNLYPHKTALGNVIESLLIVKKLPKSEAIAIGKKMLERVGLEGKLDEYPSRLSGGQQQRVAIARALAMEPDVLLFDEPTSALDPELVGEVLDVMQQLAREGMTMLVVTHEMAFARHVANRVVFMDDGQIVEEAAPEVFFDHPATERARRFLNKLGQHRGVQQEQQ
- a CDS encoding OsmC family protein translates to MKVTTTWTGKRAFTSVGPSGYSVGMDATAAYGGDGQGATPMELLLAGLAGCIGIDITMIMDAFLGSITSIEIDAEGTRKEEMPKGFTAIDLIFKVNGDVPDYRIWKAIELGKEKYCAVSDSLKADIRYRLVLNGVEMTRG
- a CDS encoding sugar phosphate isomerase/epimerase is translated as MKLGVFSVLFAQKSFEEALDYIAAKGLDAIEIGTGGYPGTAHCDPDVLLADEEKLKAFKHAVESRGLIISALSCHGNPLHPQKHLAAADDATIRKTIELAGRLGVPVVNTFSGCPGDHEDAKYPNWPVAPWPNDFQEILAWQWEHKVIPYWTEIGALAVEHGVKIGLELHGGFSVHSPATLLRLREAVGPVIGANLDPSHMWWQGIDPVQAVQILGRAGAIHHFHAKDTTIDPINVNHHGVTDMQSYSLMLDRAWQFRTVGFGHDLKVWADIISALRLVGYDYVVSIEHEDGLMSVDEGFTKAVQNLQQVLIKEPLGEMWWV
- a CDS encoding response regulator transcription factor is translated as MASVMLVDDDPDIRELMHAQLSSEGFQTIQASHGKEAIRLLRKQKADLVVLDVMMPVMDGWELCKFVKEEYPNIPVLMVTAKREINQKIKAFGLGTDDYMVKPFEPYELVLRVRALLKRYRIEASMRLQLGDFVLDRHTFEVMQGQARVALPLKEFELLFKLAGNPGKIFTRNELISQIWGPQFFGDERTVDVHIKRLRERFAEMDAPFTIVTKRGLGYRLEMVDAC
- a CDS encoding HAMP domain-containing sensor histidine kinase; translation: MLRTLYVRVIISFITAVLVGLVSAFFITITLFKDQVITEVKKEVLGYGQSIATIYEQYGLDEGERIVKILQPTPSYTLMVMDEKGWLNEEGKLFAQYGITPGDSISKSVIGGEPFVNIGFGFTAGNGLVLGMPFTWDHKSYGLFVHQKSSQVAIFNQMLFVALAVVLGVGGLCIFVAAIYLVRPLKEMKQAVERMASGRFDIELKSGRRTDELGQLAQSFSGMAKEIQQMDELRGQFVSSVSHEIQSPLTSIAGFSRMLMLDAVDDPEQKQRYLQIIYTESQRLSRLSDNLLKLAELDSAVPAFDPVTYDLDEQLRQVIVACEPLWSEKSLEMILELPHVKINADEDQLSQVWINVIGNAIKFAPEGGYIRIEMSLDTDSVKVSVSDNGSGFPDEDGYRLFERFYKADKSRSKKLGGSGLGLSIAQKIVNLHQGVIRITNRVEGGARVDVTLPSMAAKKRIP